The following proteins are co-located in the Candidatus Planktophila lacus genome:
- a CDS encoding ATP-dependent Clp protease ATP-binding subunit has product MFERFTDRARRVVVLAQEEARMLNHNYIGTEHILLGLIHEGEGVAAKGLEALGISLEGVRAQVEEIIGQGQQAPSGHIPFTPRAKKVLELSLREALQLGHNYIGTEHILLGLIREGEGVAAQVLVKLGADLNRVRQQVIQLLSGYQGKEAATSGGPAEGTPSTSLVLDQFGRNLTQAAREGKLDPVIGRETEIERVMQVLSRRTKNNPVLIGEPGVGKTAVVEGLAQAIYKNDVPETLKDKQLYSLDLGALVAGSRYRGDFEERLKKVLKEIKTRGDIILFIDEIHTLVGAGAAEGAIDAASILKPMLARGELQTIGATTLDEYRKHVEKDAALERRFQPIQVKEPSVAHTIEILKGLRDRYETHHRVSITDGALAAAANMADRYISDRFLPDKAIDLIDEAGSRLRIKRMTAPAELREFDDKIAEARKAKESAIDGQDFEGAAALRDKEKTLIAEKAEAEKNWKATDLDKVTEVDEELIAQVLSASTGIPVFKLTEEETARLLRMEDELHRRVIGQDQAIKALSQAIRRTRAGLKDPKRPGGSFIFAGPSGVGKTELSRTLASFLFGDETALIQLDMSEYSERHTASRLFGAPPGYVGYDEGGQLTEKVRRRPFSVVLFDEIEKAHPDIFNSLLQVLEDGRLTDSQGRTVDFKNTVIIMTTNLGTRDISKSLGLGFANIDDDLTNYDRMKGKVQDELKNHFRPEFLNRIDDVIVFHQLTKDQIIQIVDLMIANLDDRLKAKDMGIELTQAAKDLLAARGYDPLLGARPLRRVIQREIEDSLSERILFGELKAGEIIVVDVEGVDAEAKFTFAGSPKATLPDSPEDLAEAAK; this is encoded by the coding sequence ATGTTTGAGCGCTTTACCGATCGAGCCCGACGCGTTGTTGTCTTGGCTCAAGAAGAAGCACGCATGCTCAATCACAACTACATCGGCACAGAACACATTCTCCTTGGCCTCATCCACGAAGGTGAAGGCGTCGCCGCAAAGGGCCTCGAAGCTCTAGGCATCTCACTTGAAGGCGTTCGCGCACAAGTTGAAGAAATCATCGGCCAAGGTCAGCAAGCACCTAGCGGTCATATTCCATTTACACCTCGCGCTAAGAAAGTTCTAGAACTCTCACTTCGCGAAGCGTTGCAACTCGGCCACAACTACATCGGTACAGAACATATTTTGCTAGGCCTAATTCGCGAAGGCGAAGGCGTTGCTGCACAAGTTCTTGTAAAACTTGGCGCTGATTTAAATCGCGTACGTCAACAAGTTATTCAACTGCTTTCCGGTTACCAAGGAAAAGAAGCTGCAACATCTGGCGGTCCTGCAGAAGGCACACCATCTACTTCACTTGTTCTCGATCAATTCGGTCGCAACCTCACACAGGCAGCGCGCGAAGGAAAGCTTGATCCAGTTATCGGTCGCGAAACCGAAATCGAACGCGTTATGCAGGTTCTTTCACGCCGTACCAAAAATAACCCAGTGCTAATCGGCGAACCAGGCGTTGGAAAGACAGCAGTCGTTGAAGGTCTTGCGCAAGCAATTTACAAGAACGATGTTCCAGAAACTCTTAAAGATAAGCAGCTTTACTCGCTAGATCTCGGTGCACTTGTCGCCGGTAGCCGCTACCGCGGTGACTTCGAAGAGCGCCTAAAGAAAGTTCTAAAAGAGATCAAAACTCGCGGCGACATTATTTTGTTTATCGATGAAATTCACACACTTGTTGGCGCAGGCGCTGCAGAAGGTGCGATCGATGCTGCCAGCATCTTGAAGCCGATGCTTGCTCGCGGTGAGCTCCAGACAATTGGTGCAACAACTCTCGATGAATACCGCAAGCATGTTGAGAAAGATGCTGCGCTAGAACGTCGCTTCCAACCAATTCAAGTTAAAGAGCCATCAGTTGCTCACACCATTGAAATTCTTAAGGGACTTCGCGATCGTTACGAAACCCACCACCGCGTATCAATCACTGATGGCGCACTAGCGGCTGCTGCAAATATGGCAGATCGCTACATTTCAGATCGCTTCTTGCCAGATAAAGCGATCGATCTAATTGATGAAGCCGGTTCACGTCTGCGCATTAAGCGCATGACCGCACCTGCTGAACTCCGCGAATTCGATGACAAGATCGCCGAGGCTCGTAAGGCGAAAGAATCTGCAATCGATGGCCAAGACTTTGAAGGTGCTGCCGCACTTCGCGATAAGGAAAAGACGCTTATCGCTGAAAAGGCAGAGGCTGAAAAGAATTGGAAGGCAACTGACCTCGATAAGGTCACCGAAGTTGATGAAGAGTTAATTGCACAAGTTCTCTCTGCCTCAACTGGTATCCCAGTATTTAAGTTAACTGAAGAAGAGACTGCACGTCTGCTTCGCATGGAAGATGAACTACACCGTCGCGTTATTGGACAAGATCAAGCGATCAAGGCGTTGTCACAAGCAATCCGCCGTACTCGCGCTGGCTTGAAAGATCCAAAGCGCCCTGGTGGTTCATTTATCTTCGCCGGTCCTTCAGGTGTTGGTAAGACCGAACTTTCTCGCACTCTTGCCTCATTCTTATTTGGTGATGAGACCGCACTTATCCAACTCGATATGTCTGAATACTCTGAGCGCCACACAGCCTCACGACTATTTGGTGCACCTCCAGGATATGTCGGTTATGACGAAGGTGGACAGCTAACTGAAAAGGTTCGCCGTCGCCCATTCTCAGTAGTTCTCTTCGATGAAATCGAAAAGGCTCACCCAGATATCTTCAACTCACTGCTTCAAGTACTTGAAGATGGTCGACTAACTGATTCACAAGGTCGCACCGTTGACTTTAAGAACACTGTAATCATCATGACTACCAACCTTGGTACTCGCGATATCTCTAAGAGCCTCGGACTTGGTTTTGCCAACATTGATGACGATCTAACAAATTACGATCGCATGAAGGGCAAGGTTCAAGATGAACTCAAGAACCACTTCCGCCCTGAGTTCTTAAACCGTATCGATGATGTAATCGTCTTCCACCAGTTGACGAAGGATCAGATTATTCAAATCGTTGATCTCATGATCGCAAACCTTGATGATCGCTTGAAGGCAAAAGATATGGGTATCGAACTTACTCAAGCAGCTAAGGATCTCCTTGCTGCTCGTGGTTACGATCCACTTCTTGGTGCGCGTCCACTGCGTCGCGTTATTCAGCGCGAGATCGAAGATTCACTTTCAGAGCGAATTCTCTTTGGCGAACTCAAGGCCGGCGAGATCATCGTTGTAGATGTTGAAGGCGTCGATGCTGAAGCCAAGTTCACTTTTGCTGGATCACCAAAGGCAACCTTGCCTGATTCACCAGAAGATCTAGCTGAAGCTGCCAAATAA
- a CDS encoding amino-acid N-acetyltransferase, with product MVNIRPARTKDVKAIRQLVDSYAAPGQMLSKETVTLYESVQEFTVAEVDGKVIGCGALHVLWDDLAEVRTVAVDKDFHKKGIGHQLLENIIERARIVGVERIFCLTFQTEFFGRHGFVEIEGTPVAPDVYQELLRSYDAGVAEFLDLEAAKPNTLGNTRMLLTL from the coding sequence ATGGTAAATATTCGTCCGGCGCGCACCAAAGATGTAAAAGCAATTCGCCAGTTAGTAGATTCTTATGCAGCTCCCGGTCAGATGCTATCCAAAGAGACAGTGACTTTGTATGAAAGTGTTCAGGAATTCACCGTTGCTGAAGTTGATGGAAAAGTTATCGGTTGCGGTGCACTCCACGTGTTGTGGGATGACTTAGCCGAAGTTCGCACAGTTGCTGTCGATAAAGACTTTCACAAAAAAGGAATAGGTCACCAACTTCTCGAAAATATTATCGAACGCGCCCGCATTGTTGGAGTTGAAAGAATTTTCTGCCTAACCTTTCAAACTGAATTCTTTGGTCGCCACGGCTTTGTTGAAATTGAAGGAACGCCCGTTGCGCCAGATGTTTATCAAGAACTCCTTCGTTCGTACGATGCCGGTGTGGCTGAGTTCTTGGATCTCGAAGCGGCAAAGCCAAATACCCTTGGCAACACCCGCATGCTCCTGACTCTTTAG
- the lysS gene encoding lysine--tRNA ligase: MSNEPQAPIEDDLPEQLRIRREKRAGLIERGVEPYPVAVARTSSLADIRAKYADLEIDKATGDIQSLTGRVIFKRDTGKLCFATLREGDGTELQAMLSLDKVGQEVLDSWKSDIDLGDIVSVTGEIITSKRGELSILANSYAIAAKSLRPLPNDHKPMSEETRVRMRYVDLIVRPEARSNARLRPAVMRSLRETFHNENFIEVETPMLQVMHGGAAARPFKSFSNAYDMDLFLRIAPELFLKRCVVGGIERVFEINRNFRNEGADSSHSPEFAMIESYQAYGDWRSIADLTRSLVQNAAMAVAGSHTVTHHDGRQADLGGKWKEISLYDAISTGVGETVTALTPIDDLRKIATKLGMKIDPKWITGKLAEEIFEHVAKDQLIEPTFVMGFPVDTSPLVRAHREIPGVAEKWDLYVDGFELATGYSELIDPVIQRERLVEQATLGAKGDLEAMQVDEDFLRAMEFAMPPMGGMGMGVDRLLMALTGLGIRETILFPLVKPEIE, translated from the coding sequence ATGAGTAACGAACCACAAGCGCCAATCGAAGACGATCTGCCAGAACAACTGCGCATCCGTCGCGAAAAGCGCGCTGGCCTAATCGAACGTGGCGTTGAGCCTTACCCAGTTGCCGTTGCTCGCACATCTTCACTCGCCGATATCCGCGCTAAGTACGCTGATCTCGAAATAGATAAAGCCACCGGAGATATTCAAAGCCTTACTGGTCGCGTAATTTTCAAGCGCGATACCGGCAAGCTCTGTTTTGCAACTCTGCGCGAAGGCGATGGCACTGAACTTCAAGCGATGCTTTCTCTAGATAAAGTCGGTCAAGAAGTTTTAGATTCCTGGAAGAGCGATATCGATCTTGGAGATATTGTCAGCGTTACTGGCGAAATCATCACTTCTAAGCGCGGCGAACTTTCTATCTTGGCAAACTCATACGCAATTGCAGCAAAGTCACTTCGTCCGTTGCCTAATGATCACAAGCCAATGTCTGAGGAAACGCGTGTGCGCATGCGTTACGTAGATCTAATTGTTCGCCCAGAAGCGCGCTCTAATGCGCGCCTGCGCCCGGCGGTAATGCGTTCACTGCGCGAGACTTTCCATAACGAGAATTTCATCGAAGTTGAAACACCAATGTTGCAGGTAATGCACGGTGGCGCAGCAGCCCGCCCCTTTAAATCTTTCTCAAATGCTTACGATATGGATCTCTTCCTGCGTATCGCACCTGAACTTTTCTTAAAGCGTTGTGTTGTCGGCGGAATTGAACGCGTATTTGAAATCAACCGTAACTTCCGCAATGAAGGCGCTGATTCATCACACTCACCAGAGTTTGCGATGATCGAGAGCTATCAGGCATATGGCGATTGGCGTTCAATCGCGGATTTAACTCGTTCACTTGTTCAGAACGCTGCGATGGCAGTTGCCGGTTCGCACACTGTTACTCATCACGATGGTCGCCAAGCGGACCTCGGCGGAAAGTGGAAAGAGATTTCGCTCTATGACGCTATTTCAACAGGCGTTGGCGAGACCGTTACGGCGCTTACCCCGATTGATGATCTAAGGAAGATTGCAACCAAGCTCGGTATGAAGATCGATCCGAAGTGGATCACCGGCAAGTTAGCTGAAGAGATCTTTGAGCACGTGGCAAAAGATCAGTTAATTGAGCCTACATTTGTTATGGGATTCCCAGTTGATACATCACCACTCGTTCGTGCACATCGCGAAATTCCAGGAGTTGCTGAAAAGTGGGATCTCTACGTCGATGGCTTTGAACTAGCAACTGGCTATTCCGAGTTAATTGATCCAGTTATTCAGCGCGAGCGTTTAGTAGAACAAGCAACGCTCGGTGCCAAGGGTGATTTAGAAGCGATGCAAGTTGATGAAGATTTCTTGCGCGCGATGGAATTTGCAATGCCACCAATGGGTGGAATGGGAATGGGCGTTGATCGATTGCTCATGGCACTTACTGGTCTTGGTATTCGCGAAACAATTCTCTTCCCACTCGTTAAGCCAGAAATCGAATAA
- a CDS encoding type III pantothenate kinase gives MLLTVDVGNTNTVLGIFDGEELVRSWRVKTDPRTTADELWLQFNALVADYEVTGLSICSTVPATLRELRTMIASYFSKIPTTIVEPGTKTGVPLLVDNPKEIGADRIVNTLAAHVLYGGPAIVVDFGTSTNLDVVSPKGEFLGGALAPGIEISVDALAARAAQLRKVELIRPKSVIGKNTVEALQSGTIFGFAGQVDGLVDRITAELAQSYDQAPTVIATGGLAPLIIGVAETIDEHEPDLTLIGLRLIHERNI, from the coding sequence ATGTTGTTAACAGTTGATGTCGGAAATACCAATACGGTTCTCGGAATCTTCGATGGCGAAGAACTTGTGCGCTCTTGGCGCGTAAAGACCGACCCACGCACAACCGCCGATGAACTCTGGCTGCAGTTCAACGCGCTAGTTGCAGATTATGAAGTCACTGGACTTTCAATCTGTTCAACTGTTCCAGCGACGTTGCGCGAACTTCGCACCATGATCGCCTCTTACTTTTCTAAGATTCCAACAACCATTGTTGAACCTGGCACCAAGACTGGTGTTCCTTTATTAGTTGATAATCCAAAAGAAATTGGCGCAGACCGAATCGTTAATACCTTGGCGGCCCATGTTCTCTATGGTGGCCCAGCAATCGTGGTTGATTTCGGAACTTCTACAAATCTCGACGTTGTTTCACCAAAGGGTGAATTCCTTGGTGGCGCACTTGCACCCGGAATTGAAATTTCAGTTGATGCACTTGCCGCGCGCGCAGCTCAATTGCGTAAAGTTGAGTTGATTCGTCCGAAGAGCGTTATTGGTAAGAACACCGTTGAAGCTTTGCAATCGGGAACGATCTTTGGATTTGCTGGCCAGGTAGATGGTTTGGTCGATCGCATTACTGCCGAATTAGCGCAGAGTTATGACCAAGCACCAACCGTTATTGCAACTGGCGGCCTAGCCCCGTTAATTATTGGCGTTGCCGAAACTATTGATGAGCATGAGCCTGATCTCACGCTAATTGGCCTGCGCCTGATCCACGAGCGAAATATCTAA
- the nadC gene encoding carboxylating nicotinate-nucleotide diphosphorylase — protein sequence MTLSKSDFDLIKSALAEDLAGGEDITSVATIDAKATAKADFTARKSGVIAGIEVAEAVLREVGITEIKRVKNDGDQVSAGDILLSVSGNTRAILLAERTALNFFSQLSGVATLTSAWTKEVAGTKCQVRDTRKTTPGMRVLEKYAVRMGGGTNHRMNLSDAALIKDNHIAAAGGVVEAFAKVRALYPDSEIEIEVDTLDQLREVLSQKPDLVLLDNMSPAQCAEAVAIVNGACKLEASGGISLENTRAYAESGVDYIAIGALTHSAPVFDIGLDLRAE from the coding sequence ATGACACTTTCTAAATCTGATTTTGATTTGATTAAATCAGCCCTGGCTGAAGATCTTGCCGGTGGCGAAGATATAACTTCCGTTGCCACCATTGACGCAAAGGCAACCGCCAAGGCTGATTTCACTGCGCGCAAGAGCGGAGTAATCGCTGGAATAGAAGTTGCCGAAGCGGTATTACGTGAGGTCGGCATAACTGAAATTAAGCGAGTAAAGAACGATGGTGATCAGGTAAGCGCTGGAGATATTTTGCTCAGCGTTTCTGGAAATACTCGGGCAATTTTATTGGCCGAGCGCACCGCGCTTAACTTCTTTAGCCAGTTAAGCGGAGTAGCAACTTTAACAAGCGCTTGGACTAAAGAAGTTGCTGGTACCAAATGCCAGGTTCGCGATACTCGCAAAACAACTCCGGGTATGCGGGTGCTTGAGAAATATGCCGTGCGCATGGGTGGCGGTACAAACCATCGCATGAACTTAAGCGATGCAGCGCTGATTAAAGATAATCACATTGCCGCAGCTGGTGGCGTAGTAGAAGCCTTTGCCAAAGTGCGCGCTTTATACCCAGATTCAGAGATTGAAATCGAAGTAGATACGCTCGATCAATTGCGTGAAGTTTTATCGCAGAAGCCCGACCTAGTTCTGCTCGACAATATGAGCCCCGCACAATGCGCTGAAGCAGTTGCAATTGTTAACGGTGCTTGCAAACTCGAAGCATCAGGTGGAATTTCTCTAGAGAACACGCGTGCCTATGCCGAAAGCGGCGTTGATTACATCGCTATCGGTGCCCTTACACATTCAGCGCCAGTATTTGATATCGGTCTAGATCTGAGAGCGGAGTAG